The following nucleotide sequence is from Paenibacillus andongensis.
CATCTTCTTTTTCCTCCCTTTGTCACCTCGAAAATGTACCTGTATATGATGGGCATAAAACATTCACCCTTTTACAGCACCAATTAAAACTCCTTTGGCAAAATACTTTTGAATAAACGGATAAACCATCAAGATCGGTAATGTACCTACGACGATAATCGCCATTTTAATCGATTGATCCGGTGGCTTCACATAGGTGGGATCGTACGTGCCCATTTCTAGCGACCCTGTTGCTAGAAGTACAATTTGCCGCAGGAGAACCTGCATCGGCCACTTTTTGGCATCTGATAGATAAATCAGCGCATTAAAGAAATCGTTCCAATGGGCAACGGCGTAGAAGAGTGCGAATGTCGCAATAACCGGTTTGGAGAGCGGTAGAACAATACGCCACAGCACACCGATATCGTTACTCCCGTCAATTCGGGCCGATTCAATCAATTCATTAGGGATCTCTTGGAAAAATGATTTTACGACAATCAAGTTAAAGGCGTTGATTGCGACAGGCAGCATGACGGCCCAGTAGGAGTTCAACAGTCCTAAGCCCTTAACAACCAGGTAAGTAGGAATAATCCCGCCGCTAAACACCATCGTGAAGATGATGATATTCAAGACAACATTTCGGCCGATCATGTGCTTCCGCGATAAAGCATAGGCCATCGTAAAGGTA
It contains:
- a CDS encoding carbohydrate ABC transporter permease codes for the protein MNTRHPSVGEKLFDIANYLFLGIVALTMILPVMYIVAGSFASDLEIGSRSFFLIPKDITFDAYKFVFKDNALPRSLFVSVFITVGGTLVNLFFTFTMAYALSRKHMIGRNVVLNIIIFTMVFSGGIIPTYLVVKGLGLLNSYWAVMLPVAINAFNLIVVKSFFQEIPNELIESARIDGSNDIGVLWRIVLPLSKPVIATFALFYAVAHWNDFFNALIYLSDAKKWPMQVLLRQIVLLATGSLEMGTYDPTYVKPPDQSIKMAIIVVGTLPILMVYPFIQKYFAKGVLIGAVKG